The following DNA comes from Cucumis sativus cultivar 9930 chromosome 7, Cucumber_9930_V3, whole genome shotgun sequence.
TGAATTCCaactttccatcttctttgtTAGGGATGTTTCACTAAGAGAAGCTTGACCATGACCTGTTTACCAGCTAACTCCACCACCAATATGAAATCAAGTGTTTCCTGACCATGACCTCGTGGACCTCATCATATTGCATACCTAGTGAAGTTCTTTTATGTAAACTTGTGCAAAGACACCCAGGACGTTCATTATAAGTAATCAAACTTTGAGTTAATATACTGAAGAGCTCTTTGTTCAGATGTCAGTAAAACTTGTTGTGCTTGCTCATTCGGACACTAAAAGGAACGTGCATTGCTTGGGTCCCTATTCTCTTTGtttatatgatataaaaaGTCCAGAAGTGCTCTGAATTCAGTATGGAGACATCAGCTTtaatgttttttctaaatctaAGAAAGTAGCTATCAGTTTGTCTTAAAActaaattgtatatattattttggtttttgaattcAGCCAGCACTGTCAATAGGCAATGTGGGGCAGTTAGCAGTAGATCTGTTGGTTTCCTCAATGAGAGCTGCAAGAATTGGTTATTTGGACGACCCTTGTGTTCTGCCTTGTATTGGTAACAATGCTTATGAGCCACTTCCTATTGGGGAGCTTGCCCTCCCTCTTGAAGGTGTGTCTTGATTGatggtaattttttattaaaattgttcaAGTGGCgttgaaatttataatatcaacTCTAACTTTGTTATATCAACTTCTTCTGTCTTCCAGTAACTCCTTTCCAACAGGACCTCAGTGAGTTTATGcattaatttcttctcttaaatttgttttcagtTTATGAATCAACACCGAATGCATTGACCCTTGTTCAGCAAAGGTCACCTGTGATCAAGGCAAGTTTTAACATCCCAGtcaaatcacatttttatcaaaattggCTATGTATTTTTGCTTATTCATTCTTCCCACTAATTGTGTGTAAAAGGTATATGATACCTTATCTCATGTAAAGAAAAGGTATACAATCCCTTTCAACAAGAGTAAAAATGGGGTTGATTTCTTCtgaaaatcataaaagaaaacctCTGTCTTGAATAATGTTTGTATATCTCGGAgtataaatttacttttagaaTGTAATTCAAGTTTCGCCAACCCAATATAGACTTCAGAGAATGACTTTAGCAAGGGAGATTTCCTAGTCTCAGTGTTATccctttttttgttatatcgAGGAGATGATACTACTTTTCTTTGGTTTGTTGATTCCTTTTCTTTGCTTTGGAATTGTCAATTATAAGTATGTTTAAATCAGAAATTGTTTTGTTCGACAGGGGAAAATGGTTGATTTTGCAAAGAACCTGGCTGATTTTATTGCAACTTGTGGGAAGAAGCATGTTGTTCTGCTATCTAGCTTAGATTTTGGAAGGTGGCAACAAATTGACACATCAAGGTATTTTATTTGGTACCTTCTTTAACATAAGTTTGACCCACACATTTTTAAGGTTCATTTTCAGTCACAAATCTTATTTTGTCACACGTACAATGAAGCAATTGCTATAAAAACTGAAATATTTCCCACCATTAAATATCTATGCCATGTTTTTTAAACGGAGACAAGTctcttaaattattattaataaaagagtCTTAAGCTCAAAGGACAAGAGTATTATACTAAGAgcaagagaaaagagaaaaattcaGTCCACAGCTACAACAAAAGCTAAAGTACAAATTCCAAACAGAAAGAGATCAAGCTAAACGAAACCATAACCGTAGAAATCTAAATACAAAGCATGACGCAAAATTCTCTCATAAAGAACTAATTTGGAACTAAAAACTCGCAAGAAGATGCAACAGGCTGCCTCGAAACTGCCTTGCCAAATTGTTCCAGAATCTAGAGGAAGCTCGAAAAAGTCTTCCACTATTTCAGCATTGAGGAGGAGTACATTAAACTGCTAAAGAATCAGATTAGTATAATTCCACAATCAGCAactattgaatttaaatgatctGGTATTTCGCAAGATTGGGGACAGGAACGAGTAGTAGAAGGCAAATTTGCGGATCTTGGCTCTTTCTCACATTGAAACAGGGCACATTGCATATAATTATAGGGTGCAAATTATATCGGGTGGATGATTATTTTCCAGAAGTTACTTGTAAAATACTTGAATTTCATTGTCTGTTCTTTCCACATAGCAAGCCTGACTGGCTGACCATTAAATGTTATTTCATAGTTGTTAATTTGGCCTTTTGATGCATATCAGTGGTTCGCAGATACACTATCTTTCTAGCACCAAGGACGACGGAACTGATGACTACTGTGAACAAATGGGATGGAGACGCCTGCATGAATATGATTCAGAGCAGTCACGATGGAAATATCTTAGCACTCTAACCGAAGCCAAGACTACACAGGAGCACGGCCCACCTTTTGATGAAGAGTTGGAGGAGGGAGACTATCTTCCAAGTCTACCATTTGCCtctcttttcacttttttgaAGGTACAACCTTGAAACATCATCATCAGACGTCAGACACTaaatttttcaagattttctaATAGCACTCATGTTTGTGGTGGTGTCAAGGCCAAAGGTGTAAAGGTCACCTGCTTATTATGCTATTGTTCAGAAGGAGACAACATTCCCGATGCTTTCAATTTGGCTGAGGCAACAGGCAAACTTCTGGGTCTGCGTCCTGGTAATCTCATGGCTTCACCTGCcattttttccaaaacaaatatatcatTTGTCGGCTTAAATTCATCttacttcaatatttttaagtcCATTTCTTAGGTTTTCATGTTATCTTAAATGATGCGGTAACATTATCTTTTTTACCTGCTCATTACACCACAAACAaccattttatcattttaggcACCATTTGGCCCACCaaattaaatagtaaatactattGAAGTTTGTACATTTATCAAATAACTTCATCTTTTCCTCTTGCTCTACTTTTCACATCTATAAAGcaacttcatctttttctcattttttatttttcacatttatcgAAAAACTTTATCTTGCTACTTTACACTTCGTACACAAACTTACTAACTCTAACATATTAACTCTACTTGGTGAGCCAAACGTCCTCTTAAAAACTATGATGTACACTTGTGAACTTGGGTACATAGCTCAATCAGTTTAGATATATGCCACCAAGCCTAAACCAAAAAGTGGAGACTGTTTGAACCTTTGCTATCCCTCTTAATCCATTGAGTGCACACATTCCTAAAAAGTGGAAGCATTCTTTCTATCTTTCAAACAGAAGTTTCATCATCAAAGGTTTTCTGAAATCTTAATAGTGATGTTTGGTATAAAGCTTTTTAAAGGTGGCACTGAAAACCCGTGTGTGTGTGTCCCATctcttttgattttctcttcAGGTGATGAAGGCATCAAATGGGTAGTCCCCTATTCTTGGAAGTCTGTTTATGGACCACCACCAGATCTGTCCATCTTCTAGGCAAAGATGGGTTGAGGATGGGACTCCTTGTCAGTTTTGCTGAAATGATGATACAAGAAGAAGCAGTTCAAGAAAATTGATCTTGTATAGTAAAGTAGAAATGAAAAGCCTCTCAATCCTTTCTGTAACAGGTGAATGCTTCCCCTCTTTTTAGTTAATCTATTCTACTTTAATCCatttggaatttaaaattttctgttTCGGAGTTGTGTATTCAAATGGTAATTGCTTATCTAAagttttattgattaaaattgtACTCTTAGCTATATTTATTTGCTAGAAATAGATGTATTTGTAAgattccttcttcttcctcctcctcctctgtTCTAAGAATGAAGTCAAGGTTTTTTTCATGTAATACAGTCCTAaaagtgttttgtttttaaaattgtcaaGTCCAAAGGTGTTTTGGGAATgataaatggaaaataaaaggggaaagaaatctttaaaattgttaaagacGCGTTTGATGGTAATTAACCATTTGGAATCACTCTTAAATATGGACGTTTAAGATTGCCAAGCATTAGTGATACGAATAATTGGTGTTTGGcaaattttaacttcaaactaaaaaaaaataggtttcagtcttttgggatttaataCCAACTTGTTATTGTTTAGATATAGGGATGTTTCAAAATGTAGCAAAACTGTTTGAAAATATGTAATTGCAGTAGAGTGAAATAGGaagtaaaatgtaaaattttggtatatttgtaagtattttataacactttttaactttttaatacCTATAagtaatatttgtaaattggTAAGAGATAAAAGAGGAGCAGTGAAGAAGCAATAGATTTGGAGAATGTCATGTCCTCTATTCGCTGAGATGgcatatttatgtatatatcatTATGATGTGATGAAGGCAACTTGTTCAAGGTCTGGTTGACCCATAAAGGTTGAGAAACtcattacttttatttacCTATTTTAGTCAAATAATTCAGActacaaaattaattctatCACCTTTCTGTAggactttattattattatttttcaggcAAGTCACATTtccaattattttgtttaaatattgtaaatgaGAGGGTCAGAGATCTCCAATGCTCATACTCACCCTTTATGCCAAGCatgatattaataattaattagatatgcTTATGAATAGGAAATACTCTCAACCCAAATATCTCTATCTctattatattaaacaaacaaaaaaaaaaagaattgagaaaaaattcACGTAAAATAGAGTCTTCCTTGTAATTGCTATTGTTAAACTCTTTGTATAGTGaagtttcattttatcaaGCATACTACTATGTGTGGATGTGATTTTACACCGAACTAAGTTATCAATCTTTGTATCATCACATCTTTTACTTGCTTTtgtaatattcatttttacaTAACCATGTTTCCGTTGTATACCTTTAGATAGTTGTAACATTTATATATCTAGTTAGTTATTACATCATTAATAATAACTtcgttgattttttttagcttCAACTTtcgaaataataaaaaaccattgcttaaaatttgaaattaaaagtataaaattggTGTGTGCAGAACACGTGGTAGCCTATTTAAATGAGAGACTCTATGTATTTGTTGTTGTGTGGGTTTCCATTTCTAATGTCAAATTTATACTTAcattataaactaaatatcaaaattaaattatatataaatttctacATCATATCTTagaattaaaaggaaaaaaacggACCCATAAAATAGCAAATAGTAAAGAGGAGTCGATCCAATTAGACATATGTGTGGTCAATTACTTTCTTTGAAAGACATATCTACCAATACTCAAATTACTTTCATCAAATATCTTGATTTACGATCATATTCTCTTAACAATAATTGTAGAGATGTGTattgacatttatttttataagcAAGTgcattattgttttgaatataaaaataaatagaacaatctaaaaaaaatcaaaatttaaatctagtAATTAACTACATGTATCATTCCCCACGTGTCTCGTTctttattggaaaaaaaatacatgtcTTGTAGTCCATTATTACGATATGATGTGATATTATCAAATCAgtgtaattttaaatattatactcCCATTTGGATGCTatctaaataattattcaatacTCCAATCCAATCTTCATTAGTGATGTAAATCTTATGAGtgtaaatatcaataatacatCTTCTTAATACTCATCTCCCTTACAATTGATGAACTAATTTCATATAGTTGAACACCAACAATCATTGAAACCCAGAAGATCAAATAATACATCAACGTAGAAGATAGCTGTGTTACCCATCATTACTGGTCCGGCGTGGTGCGCCTCATCCCACTGGGCTTTCATGCATTGTCACATATCAATCAGCTTATTGAGTATTCATacacattaatatatatacatacatacattatatatgtatataaatataatattaaaattatatcagACAACTAATGtaggtattttaaaattttgtggattaaaatataacaaattaaaaaatgttaataacaGCTAaagttgtattaaaaaattattggtaaaaataaataagtatttaaGTTTGATTGTGACCTATATCTATATAGTACAGTCTTACGTGTCCCAATAATTgatatcattcaaattttagtgaTTACTAGGAGCCAACCTAACAAGTAAAACTACTTGAACTTAAAGTTAAATCTTTAAAACGtgctataaataataattttatcaattcaaACGCGTacataccaaaattttcaacatttttattttaggtttttcttttgggttttgttg
Coding sequences within:
- the LOC101211074 gene encoding proteasome assembly chaperone 2 isoform X2, which encodes MRAARIGYLDDPCVLPCIGNNAYEPLPIGELALPLEVYESTPNALTLVQQRSPVIKGKMVDFAKNLADFIATCGKKHVVLLSSLDFGRWQQIDTSSGSQIHYLSSTKDDGTDDYCEQMGWRRLHEYDSEQSRWKYLSTLTEAKTTQEHGPPFDEELEEGDYLPSLPFASLFTFLKAKGVKVTCLLCYCSEGDNIPDAFNLAEATGKLLGLRPGDEGIKWVVPYSWKSVYGPPPDLSIF
- the LOC101211074 gene encoding proteasome assembly chaperone 2 isoform X1 gives rise to the protein MEFFLEEGKQLHDQCSTLVLPALSIGNVGQLAVDLLVSSMRAARIGYLDDPCVLPCIGNNAYEPLPIGELALPLEVYESTPNALTLVQQRSPVIKGKMVDFAKNLADFIATCGKKHVVLLSSLDFGRWQQIDTSSGSQIHYLSSTKDDGTDDYCEQMGWRRLHEYDSEQSRWKYLSTLTEAKTTQEHGPPFDEELEEGDYLPSLPFASLFTFLKAKGVKVTCLLCYCSEGDNIPDAFNLAEATGKLLGLRPGDEGIKWVVPYSWKSVYGPPPDLSIF